tcGATTGACTGATCTATCGATCGATCGGTCTACTAAACATTTTTTTGAAATCAAAAACCTTGTTGATTGCTTGATTGATGGTTAACCAGACAATcatattatacataaaaaaaaatgaggtgattttttatttgattcaacTATTAAAACAAATAGTGCTTAAAATTTTTGGATAGATCAACTCAATTGTACCATTAACTTGTTGTATTTAACTGACACGGATTGAGAATTCCTCGTTGCAAGTAAGTGTTAATTAAGGAAGGTTGACTACAATTAAATTAGTAGCCttacaaatttaattcattttggaAATTCTGACGTTGACTGTGCagtttcaaaatcattttgGTCTCCATCACAGCATTTTCTTAGCTTgcatgttgaaattaaaatgatattctcatttttgttttgttcagaAGATATTGCGTTATCAGTTAAGCCTGCACGATGAGATTCCATTCttgttaaaatttcaaaaaaaaaattcttttaataacacttttttaataattttttgataaaggtaataatttgtgattgattcatttcaaatattttttagacataaattcaaataaatcaataaagtgatgacacctgtataattgtcaaaaaattgttaaaaaaatttgtcaaaatatcaCCATCCTAATTTCAAAAGGTTGAATGTAATATCAACACGCAACATGTCCATTTTCTTTGCTTCCACATCTTACACActaatctttttttaattagaataatCACTATATTCATAacacgtaatttttttttaattcaaattacatTATTAGTAGGTTGTATCTTGCAATAACAGGCAATGGATGATTCCGATTATTTAAAGTGAAtatgataaaagaagaaatggaTTTTTCGTAACTTacaatattcattttgaaaacgTCTTTTCTATATTATGATTGGaatcataaaattaaacacaaataaagAGTATTATtggaatataaaaaatcttttgaaaaaaataaatacaaataaaaattccacttcttttatgagtttttcttttcatacataaacttaatttttgtaaaatgacACTAATAACTGTCCCAAAGTTTATTTGCATAGACTTTTGCTTAATGTTCAcgtatcattttaaaatataaagtcaaATATATACCTCAGTAATttaattcagaaaaaaatagataatgaaAATGAAGTGAATAACATAATGATTACAATGTTGCATGAAAAGAAGCACTATAATAGATTTAAATAACTAGAGTGTCAAGTATCCAACCCAGCTATGCTTGGCTTCAAAGTACAATGTGGTTGTTGACACACAGATATAAAACCTAAGCTTTTGAACCTTAGAGATTACATTTCGCAAGTACAATGAATTCATTACAATCGCTTCATAATGTTGAGAGAGACGTTTTCTATAAGCAATTATCATTCTGTGCTTTCATGTTTCTCAAAAGAAGAGAGGTTCAGATAACGATATATCTCATTGTTATTATTCTTCGGTTTATCATCTAACTTTTGAATCAGGTGGAAGAACAATCATTCATGAGCTGATTCTCATGCTTCtgcaccttcttcttcttgctatTCCATCTTCCTCCATTTCTCCACCAAAGCAGAGACCATGAAGGAGCAAACAATGGCATCCAACAAAACCAGCTACAAGTTTATTGCATCAGTATTTCATTCATCACTTTGGCTGCTTGGTTAGTTCATGATGAACTTCTTCTGCAGAACCTCTACAATGGATTATGACCTTGTTTTAAGTTTTCGGTTAATTCAAACACTAGGAATGGCCATgtcttccatttttttcttcattcttttgtAAAGAGTAGTAATATTTCCAAGTTTATTCTCAAAGAAAAATTTGCCTTATCTTTCTATGTTATGTATTAtcctttttgttaattatttgttgttCTATGTTCCTGATGCTCCATCTCATATGCTGTAGGAAAACTGAACAAAGATTCCCAGTTGGATGTCTTTTACAGTTTTAGGTCTCTAGTAGCATCTTTGTTCCTCGTAATTGTCAAAGGTGCCTtctactttctttctttctgtaTATATCACACCCAAGTTCATTGTAGTTCTAATATAGAGAGAAAGTCTAACTATAACAACTTTGTAATGGTAACAACATTCgtattttataatcattttataccATAATAANNNNNNNNNNNNNNNNNNNNNNNNNNNNNNNNNNNNNNNNNNNNNNNNNNNNNNNNNNNNNNNNNNNNNNNNNNNNNNNNNNNNNNNNNNNNNNNNNNNNNNNNNNNNNNNNNNNNNNNNNNNNNNNNNNNNNNNNNNNNNNNNNNNNNNNNNNNNNNNNNNNNNNNNNNNNNNNNNNNNNNNNNNNNNNNNNNNNNNNNNNNNNNNNNNNNNNNNNNNNNNNNNNNNNNNNNNNNNNNNNNNNNNNNNNNNNNNNNNNNNNNNNNNNNNNNNNNNNNNNNNNNNNNNNNNNNNNNNNNNNNNNNNNNNNNNNNNNNNNNNNNNNNNNNNNNNNNNNNNNNNNNNNNNNNNNNNNNNNNNNNNNNNNNNNNNNNNNNNNNNNNNNNNNNNNNNNNNNNNNNNNNNNNNNNNNNNNNNNNNNNNNNNNNNNNNNNNNNNNNNNNNNNNNNNNNNNNNNNNNNNNNNNNNNNNNNNNNNNNNNNNNNNNNNNNNNNNNNNNNNNNNNNNNNNNNNNNNNNNNNNNNNNNNNNNNNNNNNNNNNNNNNNNNNNNNNNNNNNNNNNNNNNNNNNNNNNNNNNNNNNNNNNNNNNNNNNNNNNNNNNNNNNNNNNNNNNNNNNNNNNNNNNNNNNNNNNNNNNNNNNNNNNNNNNNNNNNNNNNNNNNNNNNNNNNNNNNNNNNNNNNNNNNNNNNNNNNNNNNNNNNNNNNNNNNNNNNNNNNNNNNNNNNNNNNNNNNNNNNNNNNNNNNNNNNNNNNNNNNNNNNNNNNNNNNNNNNNNNNNNNNNNNNNNNNNNNNNNNNNNNNNNNNNNNNNNNNNNNNNNNNNNNNNNNNNNNNNNNNNNNNNNNNNNNNNNNNNNNNNNNNNNNNNNNNNNNNNNNNNNNNNNNNNNNNNNNNNNNNNNNNNNNNNNNNNNNNNNNNNNNNNNNNNNNNNNNNNNNNNNNNNNNNNNNNNNNNNNNNNNNNNNNNNNNNNNNNNNNNNNNNNNNNNNNNNNNNNNNNNNNNNNNNNNNNNNNNNNNNNNNNNNNNNNNNNNNNNNNNNNNNNNNNNNNNNNNNNNNNNNNNNNNNNNNNNNNNNNNNNNNNNNNNNNNNNNNNNNNNNNNNNNNNNNNNNNNNNNNNNNNNNNNNNNNNNNNNNNNNNNNNNNNNNNNNNNNNNNNNNNNNNNNNNNNNNNNNNNNNNNNNNNNNNNNNNNNNNNNNNNNNNNNNNNNNNNNNNNNNNNNNNNNNNNNNNNNNNNNNNNNNNNNNNNNNNNNNNNNNNNNNNNNNNNNNNNNNNNNNNNNNNNNNNNNNNNNNNNNNNNNNNNNNNNNNNNNNNNNNNNNNNNNNNNNNNNNNNNNNNNNNNNNNNNNNNNNNNNNNNNNNNNNNNNNNNNNNNNNNNNNNNNNNNNNNNNNNNNNNNNNNNNNNNNNNNNNNNNNNNNNNNNNNNNNNNNNNNNNNNNNNNNNNNNNNNNNNNNNNNNNNNNNNNNNNNNNNNNNNNNNNNNNNNNNNNNNNNNNNNNNNNNNNNNNNNNNNNNNNNNNNNNNNNNNNNNNNNNNNNNNNNNNNNNNNNNNNNNNNNNNNNNNNNNNNNNNNNNNNNNNNNNNNNNNNNNNNNNNNNNNNNNNNNNNNNNNNNNNNNNNNNNNNNNNNNNNNNNNNNNNNNNNNNNNNNNNNNNNNNNNNNNNNNNNNNNNNNNNNNNNNNNNNNNNNNNNNNNNNNNNNNNNNNNNNNNNNNNNNNNNNNNNNNNNNNNNNNNNNNNNNNNNNNNNNNNNNNNNNNNNNNNNNNNNNNNNNNNNNNNNNNNNNNNNNNNNNNNNNNNNNNNNNNNNNNNNNNNNNNNNNNNNNNNNNNNNNNNNNNNNNNNNNNNNNNNNNNNNNNNNNNNNNNNNNNNNNNNNNNNNNNNNNNNNNNNNNNNNNNNNNNNNNNNNNNNNNNNNNNNNNNNNNNNNNNNNNNNNNNNNNNNNNNNNNNNNNNNNNNNNNNNNNNNNNNNNNNNNNNNNNNNNNNNNNNNNNNNNNNNNNNNNNNNNNNNNNNNNNNNNNNNNNNNNNNNNNNNNNNNNNNNNNNNNNNNNNNNNNNNNNNNNNNNNNNNNNNNNNNNNNNNNNNNNNNNNNNNNNNNNNNNNNNNNNNNNNNNNNNNNNNNNNNNNNNNNNNNNNNNNNNNNNNNNNNNNNNNNNNNNNNNNNNNNNNNNNNNNNNNNNNNNNNNNNNNNNNNNNNNNNNNNNNNNNNNNNNNNNNNNNNNNNNNNNNNNNNNNNNNNNNNNNNNNNNNNNNNNNNNNNNNNNNNNNNNNNNNNNNNNNNNNNNNNNNNNNNNNNNNNNNNNNNNNNNNNNNNNNNNNNNNNNNNNNNNNNNNNNNNNNNNNNNNNNNNNNNNNNNNNNNNNNNNNNNNNNNNNNNNNNNNNNNNNNNNNNNNNNNNNNNNNNNNNNNNNNNNNNNNNNNNNNNNNNNNNNNNNNNNNNNNNNNNNNNNNNNNNNNNNNNNNNNNNNNNNNNNNNNNNNNNNNNNNNNNNNNNNNNNNNNNNNNNNNNNNNNNNNNNNNNNNNNNNNNNNNNNNNNNNNNNNNNNNNNNNNNNNNNNNNNNNNNNNNNNNNNNNNNNNNNNNNNNNNNNNNNNNNNNNNNNNNNNNNNNNNNNNNNNNNNNNNNNNNNNNNNNNNNNNNNNNNNNNNNNNNNNNNNNNNNNNNNNNNNNNNNNNNNNNNNNNNNNNNNNNNNNNNNNNNNNNNNNNNNNNNNNNNNNNNNNNNNNNNNNNNNNNNNNNNNNNNNNNNNNNNNNNNNNNNNNNNNNNNNNNNNNNNNNNNNNNNNNNNNNNNNNNNNNNNNNNNNNNNNNNNNNNNNNNNNNNNNNNNNNNNNNNNNNNNNNNNNNNNNNNNNNNNNNNNNNNNNNNNNNNNNNNNNNNNNNNNNNNNNNNNNNNNNNNNNNNNNNNNNNNNNNNNNNNNNNNNNNNNNNNNNNNNNNNNNNNNNNNNNNNNNNNNNNNNNNNNNNNNNNNNNNNNNNNNNNNNNNNNNNNNNNNNNNNNNNNNNNNNNNNNNNNNNNNNNNNNNNNNNNNNNNNNNNNNNNNNNNNNNNNNNNNNNNNNNNNNNNNNNNNNNNNNNNNNNNNNNNNNNNNNNNNNNNNNNNNNNNNNNNNNNNNNNNNNNNNNNNNNNNNNNNNNNNNNNNNNNNNNNNNNNNNNNNNNNNNNNNNNNNNNNNNNNNNNNNNNNNNNNNNNNNNNNNNNNNNNNNNNNNNNNNNNNNNNNNNNNNNNNNNNNNNNNNNNNNNNNNNNNNNNNNNNNNNNNNNNNNNNNNNNNNNNNNNNNNNNNNNNNNNNNNNNNNNNNNNNNNNNNNNNNNNNNNNNNNNNNNNNNNNNNNNNNNNNNNNNNNNNNNNNNNNNNNNNNNNNNNNNNNNNNNNNNNNNNNNNNNNNNNNNNNNNNNNNNNNNNNNNNNNNNNNNNNNNNNNNNNNNNNNNNNNNNNNNNNNNNNNNNNNNNNNNNNNNNNNNNNNNNNNNNNNNNNNNNNNNNNNNNNNNNNNNNNNNNNNNNNNNNNNNNNNNNNNNNNNNNNNNNNNNNNNNNNNNNNNNNNNNNNNNNNNNNNNNNNNNNNNNNNNNNNNNNNNNNNNNNNNNNNNNNNNNNNNNNNNNNNNNNNNNNNNNNNNNNNNNNNNNNNNNNNNNNNNNNNNNNNNNNNNNNNNNNNNNNNNNNNNNNNNNNNNNNNNNNNNNNNNNNNNNNNNNNNNNNNNNNNNNNNNNNNNNNNNNNNNNNNNNNNNNNNNNNNNNNNNNNNNNNNNNNNNNNNNNNNNNNNNNNNNNNNNNNNNNNNNNNNNNNNNNNNNNNNNNNNNNNNNNNNNNNNNNNNNNNNNNNNNNNNNNNNNNNNNNNNNNNNNNNNNNNNNNNNNNNNNNNNNNNNNNNNNNNNNNNNNNNNNNNNNNNNNNNNNNNNNNNNNNNNNNNNNNNNNNNNNNNNNNNNNNNNNNNNNNNNNNNNNNNNNNNNNNNNNNNNNNNNNNNNNNNNNNNNNNNNNNNNNNNNNNNNNNNNNNNNNNNNNNNNNNNNNNNNNNNNNNNNNNNNNNNNNNNNNNNNNNNNNNNNNNNNNNNNNNNNNNNNNNNNNNNNNNNNNNNNNNNNNNNNNNNNNNNNNNNNNNNNNNNNNNNNNNNNNNNNNNNNNNNNNNNNNNNNNNNNNNNNNNNNNNNNNNNNNNNNNNNNNNNNNNNNNNNNNNNNNNNNNNNNNNNNNNNNNNNNNNNNNNNNNNNNNNNNNNNNNNNNNNNNNNNNNNNNNNNNNNNNNNNNNNNNNNNNNNNNNNNNNNNNNNNNNNNNNNNNNNNNNNNNNNNNNNNNNNNNNNNNNNNNNNNNNNNNNNNNNNNNNNNNNNNNNNNNNNNNNNNNNNNNNNNNNNNNNNNNNNNNNNNNNNNNNNNNNNNNNNNNNTTCATTGTAGTTCTAATATAGAGAGAAAGTCTAACTATAACAACTTTGTAATGGTAACAACATTCgtattttataatcattttataccataataataataataataataataatataacgtacttttacatttatttaatagatttttacattcatttaacaagaatataaaaataaaataataataaaatataaagttttatattttagaaaagaaaataagaaaaaataatgttaaataaatataaaaaatttaaatgtatcaaataaacatttttctttatatatatatataacataatcgttcaatagaaatatattattattattatatttaaaatttttatttatatttacttttcttttatctgaatataacattttattatttaaaaaagttctcaactgattttaaaaaaataatgtcaaacaataaattttcaataaatctACATACTTTTCTATAATTAACTATTAAAAGTTCCCCTTCTTGTTTTAAATCTCATTGATTGTTTAACAAcaattatttctaaatataatattttatctttaatagaAAAGTTGTGAAGCAGAGtagtttgaaaaaaagttatttgtaaataatcattttacagtacttttattttatatattaggaAAGTTTGTCTTATGGTTTTACAACTTCTACTTCTAGAATACTTCTTTCCACTTCTAGTCATGGAATATTTTAAAGTCTTTCTTTGAAAATCTGACTAGCCTATTTCTCCACAACTAGTTTAGGGTTGGTTCCtttaaatttgatcaaatatatatatatatatatatatatatatatatatatatatatatatatatatatatatatatatatatatatatatatattactaactaattttataaaatatgaaaaaaatataaggcTTGTTGAAAAATGACTCATTATTAATGTAACATtgtattgaaataatattaaaaacaattaaagtataaactaaaaaaatacgATTTTCAATAGACAAAATTCCTctaatcaacaaaatattttgataatactaaaattttattaatatatcaaaattatcacttgaaaaataatgactaaaaattcatcgataaaatatttattggtaaattttattaaaattaaaaaaattgattgtaattattgatAGTTAAAATTCATCAGTAATCACCGATGACAACATTATGTTGATAATTATTTGTTGGTAAATATTCATTTGTAATTATCGACAAATTTTGACTGTCAATAATTATGTGTCACCAAATTCTGTAATTTGGTTattgtttttctccttctcttcttcttttcccccttcttcttcatcttctttctctttttcttcctcttcattttctccttttttttcacctcttctttctcttctccttctcttaCTTCTCGCTCCACCACTATCTCCTTTGTCGCTTCCAActccaccatcatcatcattgcCTCTCCTCTATTATTGTCATCTCCATCACTACTAATAATTAAGAACTAATCTTGTTGACTTTAGAAAACAAGGTATTAATATGTAAGTGGATTAAGTAAGTCTCAAGAAACACTAGACATTAAGATAACAATGATATATACATATGAAACTTCACTTTATTAAGACTTcaaaaaaagaagagataatggattcaaattaacaaaagaaagaacacaACAAGTAAAGATAACAAGCTAGAAAAtgaagtaaaagataaaaagagaagaGGATGGAAGAATAGAGGAAGGAAACACGCCACTTTACGGGGATGAACTAACCCAAAGATGAGTGATGGTGTCACAACTTGAACCTTGGTTCAAGATAAGAATGATGAAGTTCAAAAGCACTCAAAGGAACACTCTCTCAACTCTCACaaatggttgaaaaacaattacttTTCTAATTCAATGTTCAACTACTTACAAGAGGAGACAAGGTCCTCTTAAATACAAAGATGGGGACTACCTAGCAAAATCGCAATATCTTCTAGCAACCCTAGTGATGACGTAAAGAGGAGAATATTCTTCAATTAttgtaaaatcataaaaaagtgCATTCTCTATCCTTCAAAAGTATATTCCTCCCAACATGTGGTCCCCTCTCTAAAAATATTCTCATTTTCCACTTCCAAGAGGTCTGCTTAGCAAAACTAGAGGCATGGTGAGTATACTCCTTTGGATTAAGCTCCTACTAAGTCCTTCATTTTTTTCAGAAAGATGGCAAACTCAAAAGGGGAGGAGCTACCATTGACAAACCtacaaaaaacaaacacaagatTAAACAAATTCAAAGAAGGTGAGGAAGAGGTCTCCCTTTTAGTTACGCTTCTAATGATCTCCTCCTCAAGGTGAGGAAGAGGTCTCCCTTTTAGTCATGCTTCTAATgatctcctcctcctcctcctcctcctcctcctcctcNNNNNNNNNNNNNNNNNNNNNNNNNNNNNNNNNNNNNNNNNNNNNNNNNNNNNNNNNNNNNNNNNNNNNNNNNNNNNNNNNNNNNNNNNNNNNNNNNNNNNNNNNNNNNNNNNNNNNNNNNNNNNNNNNNNNNNNNNNNNNNNNNNNNNNNNNNNNNNNNNNNNNNNNNNNNNNNNNNNNNNNNNNNNNNNNNNNNNNNNNNNNNNNNNNNNNNNNNNNNNNNNNNNNNNNNNNNNNNNNNNNNNNNNNNNNNNNNNNNNNNNNNNNNNNNNNNNNNNNNNNNNNNNNNNNNNNNNNNNNNNNNNNNNNNNNNNNNNNNNNNNNNNNNNNNNNNNNNNNNNNNNNNNNNNNNNNNNNNNNNNNNNNNNNNNNNNNNNNNNNNNNNNNNNNNNNNNNNNNNNNNNNNNNNNNNNNNNNNNNNNNNNNNNNNNNNNNNNNNNNNNNNNNNNNNNNNNNNNNNNNNNNNNNNNNNNNNNNNNNNNNNNNNNNNNNNNNNNNNNNNNNNNNNNNNNNNNNNNNNNNNNNNNNNNNNNNNNNNNNNNNNcctcctcctcctcctcctcctcctccatataaactacttttatattttatataattgtgttttagaattcatatttgatttattaCAAACTTTACGTCCATAGAAGGACTCACAAAATTATTcaactttcttaattttgtaatcaCCAACAATCTAAAGATTAACTTTTGTTGAGATTACTTTTTACATTTGATTTCCAAATGTTTTGGTGAAgataaatttaatgtaaatttatcATATGCACGATTAATGGTGTTAAGGAAAGTGAACTTAATACCTTAAagcatataatataatatatatatatatatatatatatatatatatatatatatatgtgtgtgtgtgtgtgttttttctCAAATGAGTCATATTCATCacaattatatagaaaaaaagctaaaaatgttcattataaaataattaaaaatatatatgtttcagATGTAGGTCCCGAGATAAAACTCGAACTGACTATTTTGATAGGATACTTCGATCGATCTTTCTTCACGTCTGAACGGGTGCAACCTGCACgtagcactccgacgctcaagttagcaAGGTCACAGTAATATTCAAGGTGAAAGTAATTAGATCAAAAGTAGTTTACCTGGCCAACCATTTCTGTATTTATAGGCTCCAGACGTAACTTTGAACTGCGAATTATCTGCAACCGTCAACCCATAATCCCGGATATTTCGCCCACTAAGTGTAACTGTCATGCATGCATCCGAGATTATCGTCCCCAGGATCTGCCTACTACTCCACGTTGgatttcttcccttttttttcatGGTCGATGATCTCAGCCTCCCACCCGATCAATCTTCTTACTCCGCCGATCGGCTCACCTGACCGACCAACCGATCTTCCCTCCTACCTAACCGAGCCTCATACActacaatatattaattataaaatcgaAAATACTTTTCATAAAGTACATATGTTTATGATactatatattatcataaatctatatattttattaaatacttatcaATACCATCTTTCAAGTTTTAGTGAATGTAAACtgtaataaatcaaatatatcataTCACTTGAAACATGTAAGGATTAATCAGCTTGTCATTTGTTTGTAATTTACTTTCAAGCTTTAATGGAATTGATTCTTTTCTCCCATGCATAGGCATTTTTCAGTATTCTTTGCTTGTGGACGCCACACattcacttttatatttattttatattttacgtCAAATtgtcaacaaataataaaaattaaataaaaaaatacaatggactataattattctaacttgcataaatatatgagaaatattgaataaaaataatatactataGACAAagccataatttttttttatcttagacTTTTCTCAACCTGAACAAAGTACATCATAgccattttatatttaaagctACTTTCATAATATAAGAGAGTCAAAGCTTcaatattatcattatatttcttttcataatgCTAAAATTTCATCTACATATGTTAAGTTCAACAAATCTTTGTAGCCAATAAATTTGATCTTTCCAAAAAtctatgaattttattttgtcattgaTATATCTGAGTTTCAATTAGCGTACATTAAAAAGTAATCtgctaataaaataaaatatattgtatttactagtaaaataaaacatatggTATAGTTaaagtttaattgtttttttttctcacattgAGTGTTGTTCCTCGTTAGTATCTGTCTTTAAAAATGTCTCTATTTAGTTCTAATATAGTATAAATTGTATCAATcaagtcccttccgttaaattaACATAAACGGAATTAACTCTATAGTAACATGACTATGAATTttgatctttttcttctttctcctttgACGCcgaactttttttctcttttttaccAACGTCCAACTTGGTATGAGTGCGTCTTGCATAACTATTCTTGAACAATTTGGATAAATTGCTACAAAAATATTTGGAGTAGAAGATAACTTTTGGATCCCTTAGATGATTTTCTAGATGTTGAATGTTAACCTTAATCTTACACTCtgaatatcttttttttttttaattcatgatAGAAAGGGTATTAACATTAATCTTGAGTTTAACACTTACAATTGTCTTTTATGGAATTGTTGAAGAAGATTGCAAATGTCCCAAATGGCAAAGGAAATTCaagaaagttaaagaaaattcCACGGTTTAATTAGACGTGTGGAAACCGTATCATACAAAATCACATTAATACAAATAAGaactttagtttaatttaacttCTCATACACATTatatcaaagaaataaaaacaaaattctccTCATTCTAAAAGTCACATTTTTTCCCCGTAACGGATACAtctgataataaataataactggtgtaagataatagattattttgataattcttTTCCGCTTTGATTTTGTTTGCTATTTTTACGTATGAGAAACGAATTTGACCATATTTATAGATAACCATATATTCATCATTTCCAAGCTTTAGCTAAATTCAAGCTCaacttaacaaaatataatctaaaagcTTTTacgtttttaaaaatacttaaataattttaaagaattaagtGGTCGATTCTTCTTAAAGCacgtattttaaaattaaaaactattgcatgttattttgactttattttaacCATACTTATCAAACtcatacttttttatatttaacttgattttaaattataaaaattacaacaaGTTTAATACATTTTGATATAGTACTACTGTAAGAAGTAAAgcttttaaacttaaaatttagaatagaTGATTTGTAGATGCGTCCAAGGTAGTGAAGTTTGAGGAAAGGTCCAAACATAGTTGAAGCGATGATTTGTGTTTGGTGTCTAGGAAAGTTTGAAGAAGCGTCCAAATGTAATAATAACTCCACACAGTGATAACTAGAGTTTCGGTGCGGCATAAGTTGTCCACCATGTGtttgtaaaaaatgaaaacgaGAGTGTCTCCAAATTTTCTCTGTCATGCAATCATGCATCACCAGACAAAATATCTCATTTCACCCACGTGTCCTATGCACCTGACTTCTGTGGCATTTCATGCTAATGGGCAGAGGGACCCTTCATCACCAcgagaaaaaagagaaacaaaaactaACCAAAACGCCATAAGAGCTTCTCAAAATAGGACCCCGCCTTTTCCACAACTAATTGCATGCACCACTCAACACCTCAACAAACAATGCACCAAAACtactctctttcttcttcttcttcttcttcttcttcttcttcttcttctactacTACTACTTCTTTCTTATTGTACTTCTTCTTCGCcattctcaattttttcttcttataacaTGGTACTCCCTTCCAAACACACACCTCGTTCTCCCGCCTACTTACTTCCCTGTGTTCTTGCTCTCTCCCTTTTCTCCCTCACTGGCCTTCTCCTCTACAAGGTCCTCAATTTCATCAACCccattttttctcttccttccccatttctcattttcctttccttatttgctttgtaattttttttcacgcTTTTAGTCACTCTGCCTTCTCTGGGTGATTTCGTTGGACAGGTTGACGACGTCGTTTCTAGGACTGGAACGGTGGTGGGACACAACCTAGAACCGACGCCGTGGCACGTTTTCCCTCACAAGCCCTTTGACGAGGAGACTCGCCAGCAGCGTGCGTACAAAATCCTACAGTGCTCCTATTTGACGTGCCGTTATGCGGCCGGAGACAGAGGTGAAGAACGTAGGAAGTTCCCCGGCGGCGGGGGGGAGTGTCCGGACTTTTTCGGGGCGATCCGGAGGGACCTGGGGCCGTGGATGGAGAGCCGGATCACGAAGGGGCACGTGGCGGGGGCGCAGCGGCTCGCGGCGTTCAGAGTGGTGATTGTTGACGGGAAGATGTTTGTGGATTGGTACTATGCGTGTGTGCAGAGTAGGGCGATGTTCACTCTGTGGGGTTTGTTGCAGCTTCTGAAGAGATACCCTGGAAAGGTGCCTGATGTGGATATGATGTTTGATTGCATGGATAAGCCAACCGTTAACAGGGTTGAGTACCAAGGAATGCCTGTGCCTCTCTTTCGGTATTGCACCACAAAGGAACACTTTGACATCCCTTTTCCGGATTGGTCTTTCTGGGGTTGGTAAGATTTTCAACGGGGTTGTGCCAAAATGCCACCTT
Above is a genomic segment from Vigna radiata var. radiata cultivar VC1973A chromosome 10, Vradiata_ver6, whole genome shotgun sequence containing:
- the LOC106775440 gene encoding O-glucosyltransferase rumi; the encoded protein is MKTRVSPNFLCHAIMHHQTKYLISPTCPMHLTSVAFHANGQRDPSSPREKRETKTNQNAIRASQNRTPPFPQLIACTTQHLNKQCTKTTLFLLLLLLLLLLLLLLLLLLSYCTSSSPFSIFSSYNMVLPSKHTPRSPAYLLPCVLALSLFSLTGLLLYKVDDVVSRTGTVVGHNLEPTPWHVFPHKPFDEETRQQRAYKILQCSYLTCRYAAGDRGEERRKFPGGGGECPDFFGAIRRDLGPWMESRITKGHVAGAQRLAAFRVVIVDGKMFVDWYYACVQSRAMFTLWGLLQLLKRYPGKVPDVDMMFDCMDKPTVNRVEYQGMPVPLFRYCTTKEHFDIPFPDWSFWGWSEINIRPWSEEFPDIKRGSQAVSWRNKIPRAFWKGNPDVSSPIRVELLNCNHSRKWGAQIMRQDWDEAAKAGFKESKLSDQCTHRYKIYAEGYAWSVSLKYILSCDSVALLIAPQYEDFFSRGLVPEHNFWPVDPLKLCPSIKYAVEWGNQHLEEAEAIGKRGQEFMESLTIDRIYEYMFHLISEYSKLQDFEPTPPPTSLEVCEESLLCYADDKQRAFLRRSAASHAQTPPCNLKPL